The Hypanus sabinus isolate sHypSab1 chromosome 5, sHypSab1.hap1, whole genome shotgun sequence genome has a segment encoding these proteins:
- the LOC132393885 gene encoding uncharacterized protein LOC132393885, translating to METVLRLERLDLDPQDPEAALAFEHWLACFQSYLAELHATDPAVMYRILLSRVTPKVYSIIWDLPTYEGALDTLKRQYLRPVNTVYARHRLATRRQWPGESSAEFLRALQTLVRACDCKTLTAKQHVELLVRDAFVTGLRSVYVRQRLLEHSDLTLRSAIEMANALEAALHYTDAVQSRDSPPVPWTPQTQPPPAPASEIAAASRDSMSSPNPTMAVARQKPVLCYFCGHKKHPRKRCPARETTCSSCGKRGHFAKVCRCIKAIEV from the exons atggaaaccgttttacgtctggaaaggttggatttggaccctcaagaccctgaagcagctcttgcttttgaacactggcttgcatgcttccaatcatacttggcggagcttcatgcgactgaccctgccgttatgtacagaattctcctctcgagggtcaccccaaaagtttattccattatctgggacctgccgacctacgaaggggcactggacaccctcaaaagacagtacctgcggccggtgaacactgtctacgcaagacatcgtttagctacccggcgacagtggcctggagaatcgagcgccgagtttctccgagcactacagacactcgtccgagcttgtgactgcaagacgctcacggcaaaACAACAtgtggagctgctggtgcgagacgcctttgtgacgggactgaggtcagtgtacgtgcgccagcggctgctggaacactccgatcttaccttacgctcggcgatcgagatggccaacgctctggaagctgctctgcactaCACCGATGCTGTCCAGTCGcgtgattccccgccggttccgtggacgcctcagacccagccaccgccggctcccgcaagcgaaatcgccgctgccagtcgcgattccatgagctccccgaacccgaccatggcagtggcccgtcagaagcctgtgctttgttatttctgtggccacaaaaagcACCCTCgtaaacgctgtccagcgcgagaaacgacctgctccagctgcggaaagcggggccatttcgccaaagtct gccgctgtataaaggcgatcgaggtctga